From one Shewanella sp. GD04112 genomic stretch:
- a CDS encoding HDOD domain-containing protein codes for MSTEHLLLVGLLKKLKDDALVLPTLPEVAMRVQEVVSRSDASLKQVADVIGQDAAISARIIKVANSALYSRGIPAESINNAVSRIGLIQIKSIATSVAMEQLFISTNEMVWEVMDEVWRTSIDVTAAACAMLQMYNRRHPGQLNLDTLTLAGLVHNIGALPVLTEAEAHPELFTSIDQLRSLVRKMQGPLGRAVLKSWDFAPEVMEVVERWADLPYLPDHVTYLDFIRAAAFYTGELRAGAELEQRLEVFASRGLPVSANDLASDEFMDKFHSIKESYQ; via the coding sequence ATGTCTACTGAACATCTACTGTTAGTCGGATTACTTAAAAAATTAAAAGATGATGCCTTAGTATTGCCAACCTTGCCTGAAGTGGCCATGAGAGTGCAGGAAGTAGTGAGCCGCTCCGATGCGAGCCTAAAGCAAGTTGCTGATGTGATTGGCCAAGATGCCGCTATCTCGGCACGTATCATCAAAGTCGCTAATAGTGCGTTATATAGCCGAGGGATCCCCGCCGAAAGCATTAATAATGCGGTATCCCGTATTGGCTTGATTCAAATTAAAAGTATTGCAACTTCTGTTGCCATGGAGCAGCTGTTTATTTCCACCAATGAAATGGTGTGGGAAGTGATGGATGAAGTATGGCGCACTTCTATCGATGTGACTGCTGCCGCTTGCGCTATGTTGCAAATGTATAATAGACGTCACCCAGGTCAGCTCAACTTAGATACCTTAACACTGGCAGGTTTAGTCCATAATATCGGTGCATTACCGGTTTTGACCGAAGCCGAAGCCCATCCAGAGTTATTCACCAGTATTGATCAATTGCGCTCTTTAGTACGTAAAATGCAAGGTCCGCTTGGACGTGCGGTGTTAAAGAGTTGGGATTTTGCCCCTGAGGTGATGGAAGTGGTTGAGCGCTGGGCGGATTTACCTTATCTGCCTGACCATGTGACCTACTTAGATTTTATTCGTGCCGCGGCATTTTATACCGGAGAATTACGTGCAGGCGCCGAACTTGAACAAAGGTTAGAGGTCTTTGCAAGTCGGGGATTACCCGTTTCGGCAAATGATTTAGCTAGTGATGAATTTATGGATAAATTCCATTCAATTAAAGAAAGTTACCAGTAG
- a CDS encoding TetR/AcrR family transcriptional regulator produces MMSTVTQTPCVGRPRAFDADDALAKALEVFWQKGFEGTSLTDLTQAMGINKPSLYAAFGNKEQLFLKAIELYEQRPCAFFYPSLEKETAYQVVEAMLYGAASSLVDESHPQGCLIVQGALACSEAGQAIKDTLITRRRDGEQALCQRLQRAKDEGDLPADADPLLLSRYIGTVLQGMAVQATNGICPGELRKVAELVLANFPKNNA; encoded by the coding sequence ATGATGTCAACCGTCACCCAGACGCCCTGCGTAGGTCGCCCACGAGCCTTCGACGCCGACGATGCATTGGCCAAAGCCTTGGAAGTCTTCTGGCAAAAAGGTTTTGAAGGTACATCGTTAACCGATCTGACTCAGGCCATGGGCATCAACAAACCCAGCCTATATGCCGCCTTTGGTAATAAAGAGCAGCTTTTTCTGAAAGCGATCGAGTTATACGAGCAGCGCCCCTGTGCATTTTTCTATCCTTCGCTTGAAAAAGAAACCGCCTATCAAGTGGTTGAGGCCATGCTCTATGGCGCAGCATCATCTTTAGTGGATGAGAGTCATCCCCAAGGCTGCTTAATTGTTCAAGGCGCCCTCGCCTGTAGCGAAGCCGGACAAGCGATCAAAGATACCTTGATTACCCGCCGCCGTGACGGAGAACAGGCACTATGCCAACGTCTGCAACGGGCAAAGGATGAAGGCGATTTACCCGCAGATGCCGATCCGCTGCTGCTGTCTCGATATATAGGCACAGTGCTGCAAGGCATGGCAGTGCAAGCCACCAATGGCATATGCCCCGGAGAATTACGCAAAGTCGCCGAGCTAGTGTTAGCCAACTTTCCGAAAAATAATGCGTGA
- a CDS encoding OsmC family protein codes for MADKVVEVTTHMGSGWKVTAQVREHLLIIDQPSATNEGANPLETFLFSLGGCISAIAKMVARERNITIHQFDVHVRAVMNSAGLLGQPSDDPVGFKEIAINASIDADLTDAQKSEFLDTVCNRCPVHDNLLRPSLVTHQVQH; via the coding sequence ATGGCGGATAAAGTCGTTGAAGTCACCACACATATGGGAAGCGGTTGGAAGGTTACGGCGCAGGTACGTGAGCATTTGCTGATTATCGATCAACCCAGCGCGACCAATGAAGGCGCTAATCCCTTAGAGACCTTTTTATTTTCGCTCGGAGGCTGTATTTCGGCGATTGCTAAGATGGTTGCGCGTGAGCGAAATATCACCATTCACCAGTTCGATGTGCATGTCAGAGCCGTGATGAATTCGGCTGGATTACTAGGCCAGCCTTCGGATGATCCTGTGGGATTTAAAGAAATTGCCATCAATGCCAGCATTGATGCTGATTTAACCGATGCACAAAAGAGTGAGTTTTTAGATACTGTGTGTAACCGTTGTCCTGTCCACGACAATCTGCTGCGCCCAAGCTTAGTCACTCACCAAGTTCAGCACTAA
- a CDS encoding bifunctional diguanylate cyclase/phosphodiesterase, protein MVVLGGIGIVLIIVLIAVLYLLQTRYKTLRQQRQFLAQLCPQLEQQKSDRRPLNIPIVPQEFAPLYHSLNEMLAALPAGMGKDKLTGLNNRVGLKRALASLMSITQGTLVLIDIYRFRYVNDLFGFVFGDILLKQFADRLTSLSLKPKLIARLNGDEFFLYYEQSLSQEQLLHLRGRLQVPFKINDTPVSVRLQIGCVQLAKHHTDVSNMLRRLDLALKKARTTRIAIACYSENDDIRQLRELKIIDSLPSSLQRNHLYMVYQPKLDVQTGVCTQVEALIRWEHEELGFISPGEFIPLAECAGMIDLVSHWALEQVLQQQVKWRAAGMYVCVALNLSTRDLDSDTLPQDIAARLEHYKLPPECLMIEITESTLMADLNKAVDTLEKIRRLGIKLAIDDFGTGHSSLAYLKHLPANEVKIDKAFLRDLEPNQPSEYILEASINIAKKLGYEVTVEGVESLNIHDMLVKMGVDRIQGIFYAKPMRAAELEMNWSQLRPRPEMLCVNGSHP, encoded by the coding sequence ATGGTTGTTTTAGGGGGTATAGGTATAGTACTTATTATCGTTTTGATAGCGGTGCTGTACCTTTTACAGACGAGATATAAAACCTTGCGTCAACAAAGGCAATTTTTGGCGCAATTATGCCCTCAGCTCGAACAGCAAAAAAGCGATCGTCGCCCCCTTAATATTCCCATTGTGCCGCAGGAGTTTGCGCCGCTGTACCATTCCTTAAATGAGATGCTTGCTGCACTACCAGCGGGCATGGGTAAGGATAAACTCACAGGTTTAAATAATCGTGTTGGGCTTAAACGCGCGCTTGCTTCATTAATGTCGATTACCCAAGGAACCTTGGTACTGATTGATATCTATCGTTTTCGGTATGTAAATGATCTATTTGGCTTTGTGTTTGGGGATATTCTGCTTAAACAATTTGCGGATAGATTAACCAGCTTGAGCTTAAAGCCTAAATTGATTGCGCGTCTAAACGGCGATGAGTTTTTTCTCTACTACGAGCAAAGTTTGTCGCAGGAGCAATTGCTGCACTTACGTGGTCGTTTGCAGGTGCCATTTAAAATTAATGATACGCCAGTAAGTGTGCGTTTGCAGATTGGTTGTGTGCAGTTAGCTAAGCATCATACTGATGTGAGCAATATGCTTAGAAGACTCGACTTGGCATTGAAAAAAGCAAGAACAACCCGAATTGCGATTGCCTGTTACAGTGAGAATGACGATATCCGCCAATTGCGAGAGCTTAAAATTATCGACAGTCTTCCCAGTAGCTTGCAGCGCAATCATCTATATATGGTGTATCAACCTAAGTTGGACGTGCAAACCGGAGTCTGTACCCAAGTCGAGGCGCTGATCCGTTGGGAGCATGAAGAATTAGGCTTTATCTCACCGGGTGAATTTATACCGCTTGCTGAATGTGCGGGAATGATAGATTTAGTTAGCCATTGGGCGTTAGAGCAGGTGTTGCAGCAGCAAGTTAAATGGCGTGCTGCCGGAATGTATGTTTGTGTGGCATTAAACTTGTCAACTCGGGATCTGGATAGTGATACCTTACCGCAGGATATTGCCGCCCGTCTCGAGCATTATAAATTACCACCAGAATGCTTAATGATTGAAATCACTGAAAGCACCCTGATGGCCGATTTAAATAAGGCCGTGGATACCCTAGAGAAAATCCGCCGTTTGGGGATTAAATTGGCAATCGATGATTTTGGTACTGGCCATTCATCGCTGGCGTATTTAAAGCATTTACCCGCCAATGAAGTCAAAATTGATAAAGCCTTTCTTCGGGATCTTGAGCCGAACCAACCTTCAGAATATATCCTTGAGGCCAGCATTAATATTGCGAAAAAGCTCGGTTATGAGGTGACGGTCGAAGGGGTTGAGAGCCTTAATATCCACGATATGTTAGTGAAGATGGGCGTCGACCGTATTCAAGGGATTTTTTATGCTAAGCCAATGCGGGCCGCTGAGCTTGAAATGAACTGGAGCCAGCTAAGACCCAGACCCGAAATGCTCTGCGTTAATGGTTCACATCCTTAG
- a CDS encoding transporter substrate-binding domain-containing protein: MRVCSPTRNEFQRVINNPLTLLTAACLFLFSATSHSSFAQESQSSPQAAGHSITLAAEDSWPPFANQFGQGISHRLIAAAFKQSQVEVNSLVVPYSRALMMAEKGAVDGVFNVTREASTEQRFVFGNTPLFVAKASFYQRKQRPLIAANKWEIPKGSIVGVIKSYEYGDEFPELVKQRQLNVITVANQQQLINLLMIGRVDAAVMFDLVAQENLQKMGVSDDVIPAFNNHSSEIYLAFSKQNPKAAQLAKELDLGLTQLKANGQYQQLLSTK, translated from the coding sequence ATGCGTGTTTGCAGCCCAACAAGGAATGAATTTCAGCGTGTAATAAATAACCCGCTGACGTTGTTGACTGCGGCTTGCTTATTTTTATTCTCTGCCACAAGCCACTCCTCCTTTGCCCAAGAAAGCCAAAGTAGCCCACAAGCCGCAGGCCATAGCATCACCTTAGCCGCCGAAGACAGCTGGCCACCGTTTGCCAATCAGTTTGGCCAAGGGATCTCCCATCGCCTTATCGCGGCGGCATTCAAACAATCTCAAGTGGAAGTCAACAGCCTAGTCGTGCCCTATAGCCGCGCCCTTATGATGGCCGAAAAAGGTGCCGTCGATGGAGTCTTTAACGTGACCCGCGAGGCGAGTACCGAGCAACGTTTTGTGTTTGGTAACACGCCGCTATTTGTGGCGAAAGCCTCTTTTTATCAACGTAAACAACGCCCGCTCATCGCCGCCAATAAATGGGAAATTCCCAAAGGCAGCATAGTCGGGGTCATAAAAAGTTATGAGTATGGCGATGAGTTTCCCGAACTGGTGAAACAGCGCCAACTGAATGTCATCACGGTCGCCAACCAACAGCAACTGATTAATCTGTTGATGATTGGCCGAGTCGATGCAGCGGTCATGTTCGACTTAGTCGCGCAGGAAAACCTGCAAAAAATGGGCGTCAGTGACGATGTGATCCCCGCCTTTAATAACCACAGCAGCGAGATTTATCTGGCCTTTTCGAAGCAAAACCCCAAAGCCGCACAACTCGCTAAAGAGCTGGATCTGGGCTTAACCCAGTTAAAAGCCAATGGACAGTATCAACAACTGCTTAGCACTAAGTAA
- a CDS encoding efflux RND transporter periplasmic adaptor subunit: MKSNPSLRILMLTAVAAFVLSACGEPAAQQSPAQGAPKVDVAQVLHERVTEWDEFTGRLQAPESVTLVPRVSGYIASVNFKEGALVKKGDVLFRIDASVFEAEVARLKADLASALSAEQLATNDLERARKLFAQKAVSAELLDTRESNKRQTTAAVASVKAALLRAELDLDYTQVRAPIDGRASYANVTAGNYVSAGQSVLTSLVSTASMYAYFDVDEQTYLKYVKLTAEKKRKDPRAGDNPVYMALANEREYQHIGLVDFVDNSMDRQTGTIRVRATFSNEDNSLLPGLFARLRTAGSGAYDGILIDDKAVGTDLNNKFVLVVANDGTVEYRGVTLGEKVQGLRIVKQGLAANDKIVVNGMQRVRPKMQIEPHLVDMADSEQLDALRQAQLLLDKHQENITTPDVEVASRG; this comes from the coding sequence ATGAAAAGTAACCCATCTTTACGGATATTGATGTTGACTGCCGTGGCGGCGTTTGTCCTTTCGGCCTGTGGTGAACCAGCTGCACAGCAAAGCCCAGCTCAAGGTGCTCCTAAGGTCGATGTTGCGCAGGTATTGCATGAGCGCGTTACCGAGTGGGATGAATTTACCGGCCGTTTGCAGGCGCCAGAAAGTGTGACCTTAGTGCCACGCGTGTCTGGTTATATCGCGTCGGTAAACTTTAAAGAAGGCGCTTTAGTGAAAAAAGGCGATGTGCTATTCCGTATCGATGCGAGTGTGTTCGAAGCGGAAGTGGCCCGGTTAAAAGCAGATCTTGCTAGCGCGCTTTCTGCTGAGCAACTGGCCACTAACGACTTAGAACGTGCCCGCAAACTCTTTGCCCAAAAGGCGGTATCTGCAGAATTACTCGATACCCGCGAGTCTAACAAACGCCAAACCACGGCGGCCGTGGCTTCTGTGAAAGCGGCGCTGCTGCGCGCCGAGCTGGACTTAGATTACACCCAAGTGCGCGCGCCGATTGATGGCCGTGCCTCCTACGCCAATGTCACCGCGGGTAACTATGTGTCTGCGGGGCAGAGTGTGTTAACCAGCTTAGTGTCGACCGCCAGCATGTATGCCTACTTCGATGTGGATGAGCAAACCTATCTGAAATACGTCAAGTTAACCGCCGAGAAAAAGCGTAAAGACCCTCGTGCTGGAGACAATCCCGTGTATATGGCGCTGGCCAACGAGCGCGAATATCAACACATAGGCCTAGTGGATTTTGTCGATAACTCGATGGACAGACAGACGGGCACTATTCGAGTACGTGCCACGTTTAGCAATGAAGACAACAGCTTGCTCCCAGGTTTGTTCGCAAGATTACGTACCGCCGGTAGCGGCGCCTACGACGGCATCTTAATCGACGATAAAGCCGTAGGCACGGATCTGAACAACAAGTTCGTCTTAGTGGTGGCAAACGATGGCACTGTGGAGTATCGCGGCGTCACCCTAGGTGAAAAAGTTCAAGGTTTACGCATTGTTAAGCAAGGTTTAGCGGCAAACGACAAGATCGTTGTCAATGGCATGCAAAGGGTTCGTCCTAAGATGCAAATTGAGCCACACCTAGTCGATATGGCCGATAGCGAGCAGCTAGATGCGCTTCGTCAAGCTCAATTACTGCTTGATAAACATCAAGAAAATATCACCACCCCAGACGTTGAAGTAGCGAGCCGCGGTTAA
- a CDS encoding adenylosuccinate synthase yields the protein MPSIVVVGANWGDEGKGRIVDYLAADAAASVRFQGGNNAGHTVVNDFGTFKLHQLPSGIFNPNCVAVLGPGMVISPEKLSVEIAEVEAAGIEVKLCISDRATLCLPIHALEDTLEEQRLGDLAYGSTRQGIAPAYGDRVMKKGILVGWLNQPEVLQERIQFMLDWKLPQLKALYPSCDFSQTAAEMTQWLLDVTAPWRPFICNVTEPLKALQKQDANLLFEAQLGAGRDLIYGEYPYTTSSNVTAAFAGLGSGLPALRPERVIAVAKAFSSSVGTGTLVTAMEEQDDFRKNANEFGATTGRPRDMGYFDAVATRNGVELQAATEIALTKIDCLTGMKDLKICVAYEGEHTENPIWPQTAALSPVYEQMESWSEDITGCRTFESLPKAAQHYVERIEALMGVRVSMVSVGPERDQMIIR from the coding sequence ATGCCGTCTATCGTAGTTGTTGGTGCAAATTGGGGTGATGAAGGCAAAGGCCGAATCGTAGATTATTTAGCCGCAGATGCTGCAGCGAGTGTCCGCTTCCAAGGCGGTAACAACGCAGGTCATACGGTCGTTAACGACTTTGGCACCTTTAAATTACACCAATTACCTAGCGGTATTTTCAATCCAAACTGCGTTGCAGTACTTGGCCCTGGCATGGTGATCAGCCCTGAAAAACTCAGTGTTGAAATCGCCGAAGTCGAAGCGGCTGGCATTGAAGTTAAACTGTGCATTTCTGACCGTGCGACCCTGTGCTTACCTATCCATGCACTCGAAGATACCTTAGAAGAACAACGTTTAGGCGATCTGGCCTATGGTTCAACCCGTCAAGGGATTGCCCCAGCCTATGGCGACCGCGTAATGAAGAAAGGTATTCTGGTTGGCTGGTTAAACCAACCCGAAGTGCTGCAAGAACGCATTCAATTTATGCTCGACTGGAAACTGCCCCAGTTAAAAGCATTGTACCCAAGCTGTGACTTTAGCCAAACGGCCGCCGAAATGACCCAATGGTTATTGGATGTGACCGCCCCATGGCGTCCATTTATTTGCAACGTCACAGAGCCATTAAAAGCCTTACAAAAACAAGATGCTAACTTGTTATTTGAAGCGCAATTAGGCGCGGGTCGTGACTTGATTTACGGTGAGTATCCTTACACTACCTCTTCTAACGTGACGGCGGCTTTCGCAGGTCTGGGTAGTGGTTTACCGGCTCTGCGCCCAGAGCGTGTGATTGCGGTAGCGAAAGCCTTCAGCTCATCTGTCGGTACTGGCACCTTAGTGACTGCGATGGAAGAGCAGGATGATTTCCGTAAAAACGCCAACGAGTTTGGTGCAACTACGGGTCGTCCACGTGATATGGGTTACTTCGATGCGGTTGCAACACGTAACGGTGTTGAACTGCAAGCAGCGACTGAAATCGCCCTGACCAAGATTGACTGCCTGACTGGCATGAAAGATCTTAAGATTTGTGTTGCCTACGAAGGCGAGCACACTGAAAACCCCATTTGGCCACAGACTGCGGCATTAAGCCCAGTGTACGAGCAAATGGAAAGCTGGAGCGAAGACATCACTGGCTGTCGCACCTTCGAAAGCCTGCCAAAGGCGGCGCAACATTATGTTGAACGCATCGAAGCCTTAATGGGTGTGCGTGTGAGCATGGTGTCTGTGGGACCTGAACGCGACCAGATGATCATTCGCTAA
- the yegQ gene encoding tRNA 5-hydroxyuridine modification protein YegQ, whose translation MFKPELLSPAGTLKNMRYAFAYGADAVYAGQPRYSLRVRNNDFKMENLATGIEEAHALGKKLYVVSNIAPHNAKLKTYIKDMEPVVAMKPDALIMSDPGLIMMVREAFPEQVVHLSVQANAINWASVKFWQTQGIKRVILSRELSLDEIEEIRQRCPDIELEVFVHGALCMAYSGRCLLSGYINKRDPNQGTCTNACRWKYDVHEAQQTDSGDIIATPNAVQIETPTLGAGPATDQIFLLQEANRPGEYMPAFEDEHGTYIMNSKDLRAIQHVERLAKMGIDSLKIEGRTKSFYYVARTAQLYRQAIDDAASGKSFDRSLMNQLEGLAHRGYTEGFLRRHVHDEYQNYDYGYSVSDTQQFVGELTGKRNLAGLAEIEVKNKFSVGDSVELMTPQGNISLTIEQLENRKAESVEAGLGSGHTVYLPVPKEVDLNHGILLRNLPQGQDTRNPHEAG comes from the coding sequence ATGTTTAAACCTGAGTTGTTATCTCCCGCTGGGACGCTGAAAAACATGCGTTACGCTTTTGCCTATGGTGCAGATGCCGTGTATGCCGGCCAGCCAAGATACAGCCTAAGGGTACGTAATAATGACTTTAAGATGGAAAACCTTGCCACGGGTATCGAAGAAGCCCATGCGCTGGGTAAAAAGCTTTATGTGGTGAGTAACATTGCTCCCCACAACGCTAAGCTCAAAACCTATATCAAAGATATGGAGCCCGTGGTGGCGATGAAGCCCGATGCGCTGATCATGTCAGACCCTGGCCTTATCATGATGGTGCGTGAGGCCTTCCCTGAGCAGGTGGTGCATTTATCGGTGCAAGCCAACGCCATTAACTGGGCATCGGTCAAATTTTGGCAGACCCAAGGCATTAAACGGGTGATTTTATCCCGTGAATTGTCCTTGGATGAAATCGAAGAAATCCGTCAGCGTTGCCCAGATATAGAGTTAGAAGTGTTTGTCCACGGCGCCCTGTGTATGGCCTACTCAGGCCGTTGTTTGCTATCAGGTTATATCAATAAGCGCGATCCAAACCAAGGCACTTGCACAAACGCCTGCCGCTGGAAATACGATGTGCACGAAGCGCAGCAAACTGACTCTGGCGATATCATCGCCACCCCAAATGCAGTGCAAATCGAGACGCCAACCTTAGGTGCGGGCCCTGCGACCGACCAAATCTTCCTGCTACAAGAAGCCAATCGTCCCGGCGAATATATGCCAGCGTTTGAAGATGAGCATGGCACTTATATCATGAACTCTAAGGACCTGCGCGCAATTCAACACGTTGAGCGTTTGGCCAAAATGGGCATCGACTCGCTGAAGATCGAAGGCCGTACTAAGTCGTTCTACTATGTGGCCCGTACCGCCCAGCTATACCGTCAGGCCATCGACGATGCCGCCTCAGGCAAGAGCTTCGATCGCAGCTTGATGAACCAACTCGAAGGCTTAGCGCACCGCGGCTACACCGAAGGTTTCTTACGTCGCCACGTACATGATGAATATCAAAACTACGACTATGGCTACTCAGTCAGCGATACCCAACAATTTGTGGGTGAATTAACCGGTAAACGCAATCTGGCTGGCCTTGCCGAAATCGAAGTGAAGAACAAATTCTCTGTCGGTGATAGTGTTGAATTAATGACGCCACAGGGCAATATCAGTTTGACCATCGAACAACTCGAGAACCGCAAAGCCGAATCGGTTGAAGCGGGATTAGGTTCGGGCCATACCGTTTACTTGCCCGTGCCGAAAGAGGTTGATCTGAACCACGGCATTTTACTGCGTAACCTGCCCCAAGGTCAGGATACCCGCAACCCACACGAAGCAGGCTAA
- a CDS encoding LysR family transcriptional regulator, whose product MLELHWLKTFVTLAECKHFGKAAAALHMTQPNVSLHIKQLEQNTRVKLIERNPFRLTQAGFRLLESSQKTLMELQVCQADLNAINDLSQGTLTIAASDIISRLLLIQPFQLFKAEFPGIDFSLLNTTSSQASELVTNAEADLGFVIAQKESQPLHFTELQQIKWCAFGDNLQLWQQSQASHDMPHAERPTLILLGHDTRTRELLDPALPTLNLPRYRIMEVGSVDAQIDWAEAGFGVAIVPEFSIYTKTHLKSKVTPLPQFPSTSLGYIVRQNQILSKAIKQLLHWVNQEIIRTQGS is encoded by the coding sequence ATGCTCGAACTTCATTGGTTAAAGACCTTCGTGACCTTAGCCGAGTGTAAGCACTTCGGAAAGGCGGCAGCGGCGCTGCATATGACGCAGCCCAATGTCAGCTTGCATATCAAACAACTGGAGCAGAATACTCGAGTTAAGTTGATTGAGCGCAATCCGTTTAGGCTAACTCAGGCGGGGTTTCGTTTGCTCGAGAGCAGCCAGAAGACCTTGATGGAACTGCAAGTGTGTCAGGCGGATCTCAATGCCATCAACGATCTCAGTCAAGGCACCTTGACCATAGCGGCCAGCGATATCATTTCGCGTTTGCTGCTTATTCAGCCATTTCAGTTATTTAAAGCGGAATTCCCCGGGATTGATTTTTCCCTGCTTAATACCACGTCTTCCCAAGCCTCAGAATTGGTGACTAATGCCGAGGCGGATTTAGGCTTTGTGATCGCGCAAAAGGAGAGTCAGCCGCTGCATTTTACCGAGTTACAGCAAATCAAATGGTGTGCCTTTGGGGATAATTTGCAGCTGTGGCAGCAAAGCCAAGCCAGCCATGATATGCCCCATGCGGAGCGGCCGACTTTGATTCTGCTCGGCCATGATACTCGTACCCGCGAGTTGCTCGATCCCGCATTACCGACCTTAAATTTACCCCGTTATCGGATCATGGAAGTCGGCAGTGTGGATGCGCAAATCGATTGGGCCGAGGCGGGCTTTGGGGTGGCAATTGTGCCTGAGTTTTCGATTTACACTAAGACGCACTTAAAGAGTAAAGTCACGCCATTGCCGCAGTTTCCGAGCACCAGTTTGGGTTACATCGTGCGGCAGAATCAGATCCTCTCGAAAGCGATTAAGCAGCTGCTACATTGGGTGAACCAAGAGATTATCCGTACTCAAGGCAGCTAA
- a CDS encoding thioesterase family protein, producing the protein MPQFSPSYSFPVQIYYEDTDFSGVVYHPNFLKYFERAREHVIGAECLRDLWQQQQLGFAVYRSDMLCHEGVEFADIIDIRTKFYFESKYRTVWHQEIWRPNGKKPAVTATIEMVCMNQARQLAPMPADLIAQLSLGM; encoded by the coding sequence ATGCCGCAATTTAGCCCAAGTTATTCTTTCCCTGTGCAAATTTACTATGAAGATACCGATTTTTCTGGCGTGGTGTATCACCCGAACTTTTTGAAATACTTCGAGCGCGCCCGTGAGCATGTGATTGGTGCCGAGTGCTTACGCGACCTCTGGCAACAGCAGCAATTGGGTTTTGCGGTGTATCGCAGCGACATGTTGTGCCACGAAGGGGTGGAGTTTGCCGATATCATCGATATCCGCACTAAGTTCTACTTTGAGAGTAAATATCGCACCGTCTGGCATCAGGAAATTTGGCGCCCGAACGGTAAAAAACCGGCTGTCACCGCCACCATTGAAATGGTGTGTATGAATCAGGCCCGCCAACTTGCGCCCATGCCCGCCGACTTAATCGCCCAATTAAGCCTAGGGATGTGA